The proteins below are encoded in one region of Sminthopsis crassicaudata isolate SCR6 chromosome 1, ASM4859323v1, whole genome shotgun sequence:
- the CABYR gene encoding calcium-binding tyrosine phosphorylation-regulated protein isoform X3 — MNVYKFEMKLRDCNQITTSASAPSSKMIASKPRLVVPYGLKTLLEGVSRAILKTNPGNITQFAALYFKELILFREANSSLDIKDLVKQFHQIKVEKWSEGTAQKKAECAKEQETKTLFCDEPRQKEKSTDTEEDNMSGPLFGNKSTQFPSVHTELTEAEEITESVSEPSPKASTPKVSTPPSSPSPLAAASPEFAYVPADPAQLAAQMLAIAASEAGQPPPYSNMWTLYCLTDMNQQSRPSPPPAPGPFSQATLYLSNAKDPQFLQHPPKVTSPTYVMMDDSKRTGAPPFILVGSNVQETQEWKPLPGHAVISQPDPSKRYTAVQVPIAVPTEQQKFQKHTPAPQNGSSPPNGQDPARPQSPVFLSVAIPIEEAAKKGSGSGDKRAPFAGSYGIAGEITVTTAHLRRTDT, encoded by the exons ATGAATGTCTACAAATTTGAAATGAAG CTGAGAGATTGTAATCAAATAACAACGTCAGCATCAGCACCATCGAGCAAAATGATTGCTTCGAAACCCAGGCTTGTGGTTCCTTATGGCCTGAAGACTCTACTAGAAGGAGTTAGCAGAGCCATTCTCAAAACCAATCCAGGGAACATCACACAATTTGCAGCTCTTTATTTTAAAGAGCTTATTTTGTTCAGAGAAG caaattCTTCATTGGATATAAAAGACTTGGTTAAACAATTTCATCAGATCAAAG TAGAGAAATGGTCAGAAGGAACAGCACAGAAGAAAGCAGAGTGTGCCaaagagcaagaaacaaaaactcTGTTTTGTGATGAACCCAGACAGAAAGAGAAGTCCACGGACACAGAGGAGGACAACATGTCGGGCCCGTTGTTTGGCAATAAATCAACCCAGTTCCCATCAGTTCACACTGAACTCACCGAGGCCGAAGAGATAACTGAGTCAGTGAGTGAGCCCTCTCCCAAAGCATCCACCCCTAAGGTATCCACCCCACCATCCTCGCCATCTCCACTGGCAGCTGCTTCGCCTGAATTTGCCTACGTCCCAGCCGACCCAGCACAGCTAGCTGCCCAGATGTTAG cgATAGCAGCAAGTGAAGCAGGACAACCACCACCATATTCTAACATGTGGACCCTTTATTGTCTTACTGATATGAACCAACAAAGCCGCCCATCACCGCCACCTGCACCCGGGCCTTTTTCCCAAGCAACCCTCTATCTATCTAATGCTAAGGATCCACAGTTTCTGCAGCATCCACCGAAAGTTACTTCTCCAACTTATGTGATGATGGACGACTCCAAGAGGACCGGTGCCCCACCTTTTATTTTAGTAGGCTCAAATGTTCAGGAAACACAGGAGTGGAAACCTCTTCCTGGACATGCTGTTATTTCACAGCCAGATCCCTCAAAGAGATATACTGCAGTCCAAGTTCCCATAGCTGTTCCTACAGAACAGCAGAAATTCCAGAAACATACCCCTGCCCCCCAGAATGGTAGTTCTCCTCCAAATGGACAAGATCCCGCCAGGCCACAAAGCCCAgtttttctttctgttgccaTACCAATAGAAGAAGCAGCCAAAAAGGGGTCAGGATCTGGTGACAAACGGGCTCCCTTTGCAGGAAGTTACGGTATTGCTGGAGAAATTACCGTGACTACTGCTCACCTTCGCAGAACAGACACTTAA
- the CABYR gene encoding calcium-binding tyrosine phosphorylation-regulated protein isoform X1, with protein MNVYKFEMKLRDCNQITTSASAPSSKMIASKPRLVVPYGLKTLLEGVSRAILKTNPGNITQFAALYFKELILFREANSSLDIKDLVKQFHQIKVEKWSEGTAQKKAECAKEQETKTLFCDEPRQKEKSTDTEEDNMSGPLFGNKSTQFPSVHTELTEAEEITESVSEPSPKASTPKVSTPPSSPSPLAAASPEFAYVPADPAQLAAQMLGNVSSVHSEVLMVDVATSMHSLPNMYVSLEAVEDPGSSARLSDITPQLLSQTSIRVELGSKETKAETSSASSVPLQGEQDLPAHDQAPNVPFQAGSEIRSSIQYISPELNEPETEGAAFVEQISEHIIIPFDEPSEGQIQIDRKTTSMVSAKSIGSTQGASAGSLKSEASAKSLSTKSVHTAGGSIKSVHTAGGSIKSLEIEGSVKSLHTEGSTKSLRTAEGSVKSLRTAEGSVKSLRTAEGSAKSLQAEGSVKSVHTADGSVKSLHVEGSVKSVHTEGSAKSVHTEGSKKSVGSIKSVHAEGSAKSVRAEGSSKSIHSAPPEEITNVSSGGTPKSVRSAASAPEGPKDEPEGEVEGEAAPEEGLVPPAIAASEAGQPPPYSNMWTLYCLTDMNQQSRPSPPPAPGPFSQATLYLSNAKDPQFLQHPPKVTSPTYVMMDDSKRTGAPPFILVGSNVQETQEWKPLPGHAVISQPDPSKRYTAVQVPIAVPTEQQKFQKHTPAPQNGSSPPNGQDPARPQSPVFLSVAIPIEEAAKKGSGSGDKRAPFAGSYGIAGEITVTTAHLRRTDT; from the exons ATGAATGTCTACAAATTTGAAATGAAG CTGAGAGATTGTAATCAAATAACAACGTCAGCATCAGCACCATCGAGCAAAATGATTGCTTCGAAACCCAGGCTTGTGGTTCCTTATGGCCTGAAGACTCTACTAGAAGGAGTTAGCAGAGCCATTCTCAAAACCAATCCAGGGAACATCACACAATTTGCAGCTCTTTATTTTAAAGAGCTTATTTTGTTCAGAGAAG caaattCTTCATTGGATATAAAAGACTTGGTTAAACAATTTCATCAGATCAAAG TAGAGAAATGGTCAGAAGGAACAGCACAGAAGAAAGCAGAGTGTGCCaaagagcaagaaacaaaaactcTGTTTTGTGATGAACCCAGACAGAAAGAGAAGTCCACGGACACAGAGGAGGACAACATGTCGGGCCCGTTGTTTGGCAATAAATCAACCCAGTTCCCATCAGTTCACACTGAACTCACCGAGGCCGAAGAGATAACTGAGTCAGTGAGTGAGCCCTCTCCCAAAGCATCCACCCCTAAGGTATCCACCCCACCATCCTCGCCATCTCCACTGGCAGCTGCTTCGCCTGAATTTGCCTACGTCCCAGCCGACCCAGCACAGCTAGCTGCCCAGATGTTAGGTAACGTTTCATCTGTTCATTCTGAAGTGTTAATGGTGGATGTGGCAACAAGTATGCATTCTCTGCCCAATATGTACGTGTCCCTAGAGGCTGTTGAAGACCCAGGTTCCTCGGCCCGCCTTTCAGATATAACGCCTCAGCTTCTGAGTCAGACATCCATTCGTGTAGAGTTAGGTTCcaaagaaactaaggctgaaaCGTCCTCGGCTTCCTCAGTCCCCTTGCAGGGTGAACAAGACCTTCCTGCTCACGATCAAGCTCCTAACGTCCCTTTCCAGGCTGGTAGTGAAATAAGATCATCCATTCAATATATTTCACCTGAATTGAATGAGCCTGAGACCGAAGGAGCAGCTTTTGTAGAGCAAATATCGGAGCACATAATAATCCCTTTTGATGAACCATCAGAAGGCCAAATTCAGATAGATCGAAAGACAACCTCCATGGTGTCTGCAAAATCCATAGGCTCTACCCAGGGGGCCTCTGCAGGGTCTCTGAAGTCAGAGGCCTCTGCAAAGTCTCTCTCTACAAAATCTGTGCACACTGCTGGAGGGTCTATAAAATCTGTGCACACTGCTGGAGGGTCTATAAAATCCCTGGAAATTGAGGGGTCTGTAAAATCCTTGCATACTGAGGGGTCTACAAAATCCCTGCGCACTGCTGAAGGATCTGTCAAATCCCTGCGCACTGCTGAAGGATCTGTCAAATCCCTGCGCACTGCTGAAGGGTCTGCAAAATCCTTGCAGGCTGAGGGGTCTGTAAAATCTGTGCACACTGCTGATGGGTCTGTAAAATCCCTGCATGTTGAGGGTTCTGTTAAATCTGTGCATACTGAGGGTTCTGCAAAATCTGTTCATACTGAGGGGTCTAAAAAATCCGTGGGTTCTATAAAATCTGTACACGCTGAAGGTTCTGCAAAATCTGTGCGTGCTGAAGGGTCTTCAAAATCCATTCACTCTGCACCCCCGGAGGAAATCACAAATGTCAGTTCTGGGGGAACTCCAAAATCAGTACGCTCTGCAGCTAGTGCCCCAGAAGGTCCTAAGGATGAGCCAGAAGGGGAAGTCGAAGGGGAAGCAGCGCCTGAAGAAGGTTTGGTGCCTCCAG cgATAGCAGCAAGTGAAGCAGGACAACCACCACCATATTCTAACATGTGGACCCTTTATTGTCTTACTGATATGAACCAACAAAGCCGCCCATCACCGCCACCTGCACCCGGGCCTTTTTCCCAAGCAACCCTCTATCTATCTAATGCTAAGGATCCACAGTTTCTGCAGCATCCACCGAAAGTTACTTCTCCAACTTATGTGATGATGGACGACTCCAAGAGGACCGGTGCCCCACCTTTTATTTTAGTAGGCTCAAATGTTCAGGAAACACAGGAGTGGAAACCTCTTCCTGGACATGCTGTTATTTCACAGCCAGATCCCTCAAAGAGATATACTGCAGTCCAAGTTCCCATAGCTGTTCCTACAGAACAGCAGAAATTCCAGAAACATACCCCTGCCCCCCAGAATGGTAGTTCTCCTCCAAATGGACAAGATCCCGCCAGGCCACAAAGCCCAgtttttctttctgttgccaTACCAATAGAAGAAGCAGCCAAAAAGGGGTCAGGATCTGGTGACAAACGGGCTCCCTTTGCAGGAAGTTACGGTATTGCTGGAGAAATTACCGTGACTACTGCTCACCTTCGCAGAACAGACACTTAA
- the CABYR gene encoding calcium-binding tyrosine phosphorylation-regulated protein isoform X4, whose protein sequence is MIASKPRLVVPYGLKTLLEGVSRAILKTNPGNITQFAALYFKELILFREANSSLDIKDLVKQFHQIKVEKWSEGTAQKKAECAKEQETKTLFCDEPRQKEKSTDTEEDNMSGPLFGNKSTQFPSVHTELTEAEEITESVSEPSPKASTPKVSTPPSSPSPLAAASPEFAYVPADPAQLAAQMLAIAASEAGQPPPYSNMWTLYCLTDMNQQSRPSPPPAPGPFSQATLYLSNAKDPQFLQHPPKVTSPTYVMMDDSKRTGAPPFILVGSNVQETQEWKPLPGHAVISQPDPSKRYTAVQVPIAVPTEQQKFQKHTPAPQNGSSPPNGQDPARPQSPVFLSVAIPIEEAAKKGSGSGDKRAPFAGSYGIAGEITVTTAHLRRTDT, encoded by the exons ATGATTGCTTCGAAACCCAGGCTTGTGGTTCCTTATGGCCTGAAGACTCTACTAGAAGGAGTTAGCAGAGCCATTCTCAAAACCAATCCAGGGAACATCACACAATTTGCAGCTCTTTATTTTAAAGAGCTTATTTTGTTCAGAGAAG caaattCTTCATTGGATATAAAAGACTTGGTTAAACAATTTCATCAGATCAAAG TAGAGAAATGGTCAGAAGGAACAGCACAGAAGAAAGCAGAGTGTGCCaaagagcaagaaacaaaaactcTGTTTTGTGATGAACCCAGACAGAAAGAGAAGTCCACGGACACAGAGGAGGACAACATGTCGGGCCCGTTGTTTGGCAATAAATCAACCCAGTTCCCATCAGTTCACACTGAACTCACCGAGGCCGAAGAGATAACTGAGTCAGTGAGTGAGCCCTCTCCCAAAGCATCCACCCCTAAGGTATCCACCCCACCATCCTCGCCATCTCCACTGGCAGCTGCTTCGCCTGAATTTGCCTACGTCCCAGCCGACCCAGCACAGCTAGCTGCCCAGATGTTAG cgATAGCAGCAAGTGAAGCAGGACAACCACCACCATATTCTAACATGTGGACCCTTTATTGTCTTACTGATATGAACCAACAAAGCCGCCCATCACCGCCACCTGCACCCGGGCCTTTTTCCCAAGCAACCCTCTATCTATCTAATGCTAAGGATCCACAGTTTCTGCAGCATCCACCGAAAGTTACTTCTCCAACTTATGTGATGATGGACGACTCCAAGAGGACCGGTGCCCCACCTTTTATTTTAGTAGGCTCAAATGTTCAGGAAACACAGGAGTGGAAACCTCTTCCTGGACATGCTGTTATTTCACAGCCAGATCCCTCAAAGAGATATACTGCAGTCCAAGTTCCCATAGCTGTTCCTACAGAACAGCAGAAATTCCAGAAACATACCCCTGCCCCCCAGAATGGTAGTTCTCCTCCAAATGGACAAGATCCCGCCAGGCCACAAAGCCCAgtttttctttctgttgccaTACCAATAGAAGAAGCAGCCAAAAAGGGGTCAGGATCTGGTGACAAACGGGCTCCCTTTGCAGGAAGTTACGGTATTGCTGGAGAAATTACCGTGACTACTGCTCACCTTCGCAGAACAGACACTTAA
- the CABYR gene encoding calcium-binding tyrosine phosphorylation-regulated protein isoform X2 produces MIASKPRLVVPYGLKTLLEGVSRAILKTNPGNITQFAALYFKELILFREANSSLDIKDLVKQFHQIKVEKWSEGTAQKKAECAKEQETKTLFCDEPRQKEKSTDTEEDNMSGPLFGNKSTQFPSVHTELTEAEEITESVSEPSPKASTPKVSTPPSSPSPLAAASPEFAYVPADPAQLAAQMLGNVSSVHSEVLMVDVATSMHSLPNMYVSLEAVEDPGSSARLSDITPQLLSQTSIRVELGSKETKAETSSASSVPLQGEQDLPAHDQAPNVPFQAGSEIRSSIQYISPELNEPETEGAAFVEQISEHIIIPFDEPSEGQIQIDRKTTSMVSAKSIGSTQGASAGSLKSEASAKSLSTKSVHTAGGSIKSVHTAGGSIKSLEIEGSVKSLHTEGSTKSLRTAEGSVKSLRTAEGSVKSLRTAEGSAKSLQAEGSVKSVHTADGSVKSLHVEGSVKSVHTEGSAKSVHTEGSKKSVGSIKSVHAEGSAKSVRAEGSSKSIHSAPPEEITNVSSGGTPKSVRSAASAPEGPKDEPEGEVEGEAAPEEGLVPPAIAASEAGQPPPYSNMWTLYCLTDMNQQSRPSPPPAPGPFSQATLYLSNAKDPQFLQHPPKVTSPTYVMMDDSKRTGAPPFILVGSNVQETQEWKPLPGHAVISQPDPSKRYTAVQVPIAVPTEQQKFQKHTPAPQNGSSPPNGQDPARPQSPVFLSVAIPIEEAAKKGSGSGDKRAPFAGSYGIAGEITVTTAHLRRTDT; encoded by the exons ATGATTGCTTCGAAACCCAGGCTTGTGGTTCCTTATGGCCTGAAGACTCTACTAGAAGGAGTTAGCAGAGCCATTCTCAAAACCAATCCAGGGAACATCACACAATTTGCAGCTCTTTATTTTAAAGAGCTTATTTTGTTCAGAGAAG caaattCTTCATTGGATATAAAAGACTTGGTTAAACAATTTCATCAGATCAAAG TAGAGAAATGGTCAGAAGGAACAGCACAGAAGAAAGCAGAGTGTGCCaaagagcaagaaacaaaaactcTGTTTTGTGATGAACCCAGACAGAAAGAGAAGTCCACGGACACAGAGGAGGACAACATGTCGGGCCCGTTGTTTGGCAATAAATCAACCCAGTTCCCATCAGTTCACACTGAACTCACCGAGGCCGAAGAGATAACTGAGTCAGTGAGTGAGCCCTCTCCCAAAGCATCCACCCCTAAGGTATCCACCCCACCATCCTCGCCATCTCCACTGGCAGCTGCTTCGCCTGAATTTGCCTACGTCCCAGCCGACCCAGCACAGCTAGCTGCCCAGATGTTAGGTAACGTTTCATCTGTTCATTCTGAAGTGTTAATGGTGGATGTGGCAACAAGTATGCATTCTCTGCCCAATATGTACGTGTCCCTAGAGGCTGTTGAAGACCCAGGTTCCTCGGCCCGCCTTTCAGATATAACGCCTCAGCTTCTGAGTCAGACATCCATTCGTGTAGAGTTAGGTTCcaaagaaactaaggctgaaaCGTCCTCGGCTTCCTCAGTCCCCTTGCAGGGTGAACAAGACCTTCCTGCTCACGATCAAGCTCCTAACGTCCCTTTCCAGGCTGGTAGTGAAATAAGATCATCCATTCAATATATTTCACCTGAATTGAATGAGCCTGAGACCGAAGGAGCAGCTTTTGTAGAGCAAATATCGGAGCACATAATAATCCCTTTTGATGAACCATCAGAAGGCCAAATTCAGATAGATCGAAAGACAACCTCCATGGTGTCTGCAAAATCCATAGGCTCTACCCAGGGGGCCTCTGCAGGGTCTCTGAAGTCAGAGGCCTCTGCAAAGTCTCTCTCTACAAAATCTGTGCACACTGCTGGAGGGTCTATAAAATCTGTGCACACTGCTGGAGGGTCTATAAAATCCCTGGAAATTGAGGGGTCTGTAAAATCCTTGCATACTGAGGGGTCTACAAAATCCCTGCGCACTGCTGAAGGATCTGTCAAATCCCTGCGCACTGCTGAAGGATCTGTCAAATCCCTGCGCACTGCTGAAGGGTCTGCAAAATCCTTGCAGGCTGAGGGGTCTGTAAAATCTGTGCACACTGCTGATGGGTCTGTAAAATCCCTGCATGTTGAGGGTTCTGTTAAATCTGTGCATACTGAGGGTTCTGCAAAATCTGTTCATACTGAGGGGTCTAAAAAATCCGTGGGTTCTATAAAATCTGTACACGCTGAAGGTTCTGCAAAATCTGTGCGTGCTGAAGGGTCTTCAAAATCCATTCACTCTGCACCCCCGGAGGAAATCACAAATGTCAGTTCTGGGGGAACTCCAAAATCAGTACGCTCTGCAGCTAGTGCCCCAGAAGGTCCTAAGGATGAGCCAGAAGGGGAAGTCGAAGGGGAAGCAGCGCCTGAAGAAGGTTTGGTGCCTCCAG cgATAGCAGCAAGTGAAGCAGGACAACCACCACCATATTCTAACATGTGGACCCTTTATTGTCTTACTGATATGAACCAACAAAGCCGCCCATCACCGCCACCTGCACCCGGGCCTTTTTCCCAAGCAACCCTCTATCTATCTAATGCTAAGGATCCACAGTTTCTGCAGCATCCACCGAAAGTTACTTCTCCAACTTATGTGATGATGGACGACTCCAAGAGGACCGGTGCCCCACCTTTTATTTTAGTAGGCTCAAATGTTCAGGAAACACAGGAGTGGAAACCTCTTCCTGGACATGCTGTTATTTCACAGCCAGATCCCTCAAAGAGATATACTGCAGTCCAAGTTCCCATAGCTGTTCCTACAGAACAGCAGAAATTCCAGAAACATACCCCTGCCCCCCAGAATGGTAGTTCTCCTCCAAATGGACAAGATCCCGCCAGGCCACAAAGCCCAgtttttctttctgttgccaTACCAATAGAAGAAGCAGCCAAAAAGGGGTCAGGATCTGGTGACAAACGGGCTCCCTTTGCAGGAAGTTACGGTATTGCTGGAGAAATTACCGTGACTACTGCTCACCTTCGCAGAACAGACACTTAA